One Oncorhynchus mykiss isolate Arlee chromosome 25, USDA_OmykA_1.1, whole genome shotgun sequence genomic window, TATTACAGATAAAACAAGAAGAGAGATTTTCACACCGGATATACAAAcctgaagcatccggttggaaTGTCCACTCCCCAAATATGGTGAAGAGAGGAAGCCAAGTGGCTGGCAGTAATATAGCGAGATGGAACTGGGCCGACATTCTGCTAGTTTTCTAATCGAAGAAAACCCCGATCTCAATACAATTTTCTGTTCACACAACTAAAATGTGTTACGAATAGAGTGCATTAAGCTTTGTAGACGTGACGTTGTTCACAAAGAGTACAAGGGTGAATTTAGTTATTACACACGCGCACTTCACAGAGAAGGCGTTCCCTAACGAAAATATGCAAATAATGCTAGAACTCACCAATAGGATCTAGATAGTTcgtgcccacctccttgcttgttctgcttCATTTTATACCATTGAAAACGACACAGATGAACGATCTTGGGTTAGTTATTGTTCTAGCTAAATCGTTTATTCCCAGCTGCAACGCTCAACGTTTCTCATAGGTCAAATAGTCAACTAAACGTCAACAGGAAGCAGGAAAGGAGACTCGACATTGTTGTTGATTTGTTCTAGCTATCGTCAGCGAACCATAGATCAATCGCTTGTACAGAGAGGGGGTATAGATAATTTAGCAAGCAAAAGTCATTCACAAGTTACAACATGGCCATGACGGCGGTGCGGTCAGGGGGAGCGGGAGGACCAGCCTCTTTGTCTCGGTTCCGCGGTGCACTGGTTGCTGCGGTGCTGGGAGACTGCGTTGGTGGAGAATTTGAAGGTGCAGAGGAGGTGCCCATGGACCGTGTATTGCAGCATTTGAACGGATTGGAGGATGAGAGTCGCGGCGATGGTGAGACAAGATCGATCACTATTAATATTGAAAAACAAGTATTTGTACTTTCTGACTCATTTGTCTTCAGTACAAATACTCACATGTATCACCATGCATCTACCTCAGCCCCCCTCCTCGCTTAATCCTAATCCCTATAAAATATGTGGATTGCTCAATGCAACATTAACCTATATTTAATGGGAAATGGCTACACATTTATAGCAGTCTTCTGTGAATGTGCCTCTAAGCCTAATAtcagacacccaccaccacactatcatatcgtcatcatcatcatctgtgtgtgtccaggtATTCTGCAGTACAGTGATGACACTGCCATGACGCGCTGTGTTGTCCAGTCTCTGCTGACCAGGGCAGGGTTCGATGAGCAAGACATGGCACGCAGGTAAAGTAGACAGTTAGGGGTCTGTCTGTGTATTACAGTTTCAGTAGTATTAAGTATCTATAAAATGTAAATATTATGTTGGGGTGCTTTTTCTCTGCAGGTTTGCAAAGGAATACAGCCATTCTCCAGGGCGGGGGTACGGGGCAGGTGTGATCCAGGTGTTGAGGAAGCTTGCATCTCCACACCTTAATGATGTCTTTCAGCCGGCTCGGGCTCAGTTCAGTGGCCACGGCTCCTTTGGGAATGGTGGTGCGATGAGGGCTGCACCTTTTGCGCTGGCTTTCAGTAACCAAGTTGACATTAGGAGGGTTAGTGATAGAATGTGTGGTGGGGGCGAGTGGCTACAATGGCTACCATTACTGGCCGTCCTAGAAAACCAGCTAGAAACTCAACAGATTTGCTGTTTGAGGAGGATATAAGGCTACTGTCACCCTAACAACCATTCCAATTTGTCTGTCTTCATTTAGCTGGGCACTGCCATACttaaatcctctctctctttctctgctctctctgtatctcctatttctctccctctctgctcccagTACTCCAGGCTTGGTGCGATGCTGACCCACTCCTGTTCTCTGGGTTACAATGGAGCAGTGCTCCAGGCCCTCGCGGTCCACCTTTCTTTACAGGGGGGTTTGGAACTGCCACATAGGCCTACGTTTATCAACAAACTCATCTCAGAGATGGAGGCAGTGGAAGCAGAAGATGCTGCTCGCAGTGACTCGAGAGTGTAAGTATTTAAACAGATAGTAAAATTGAGTTTATGTTAATTTACCAAGTGCAAAGGATACAACCAGtgaaaacagtacagtgaaattcttaccttGAGAGCTCGTTCCCAACAATGCATTGAtcgtagtagtaataataatatacagtgagctctaaaagtattgggacagtgacaattttttgttgttgttttggctctgtactccagcattttggatttaaaattatattatgactgaggttaaagtgcagactgtcagcttcaGGGTATTTTCATCCTTATCGGGTAGAACGTTTTAGAAATTACAGCTCTTTTTGTacgaagtccccccccccccctttttttaggggtccaacagtattgggacaaattcacttacactaacgttcaaaagtttgaggtcacttagaaatggccTTGTTTTTTGAAggaagcacatttttttgtccatttaaaataacatcaaattgatcagaaatacaggacattgttaatgttgtaaatgactattgtagctggaaacggctgatttttaattaggatcaccacattattttaagaatgtgaaatgtcaaaataatagtagagtgatttatttcagcttttatttctttcgtcacattcccagtgggtcagaagtttacacacactcaattagtatttagtagcattgcctttaaattgtttatcttagGTCAAATAAGGCATTGTGTCATTTATGAGTctcttattgtaaataagaatacaaTATGTTTCAAAACACTTGTACGTTAATaaggatgctaccatgattacggatagtcctgaattaattgtgaataatgatgagtgataaAGTtgtagacgcacaaatatcatacccccaagacgtgttaacctctcaccattacaataacgggaggttagcatttttggggggggtatgatatttatgcctcatGCAATGTGTGGTTGAGGTAGGTTTATACATAAAACAtgactggtagtaggatataaatgtaaacagggctgaaaagtgactggtagcggGAATATACACTAGCGGTCggaagttttagaacacctactcatttaagggttattctttatttgtactattttctacattgtagaataatagtgaagacatcaaaactattaaataacacatggaatcatgtaggaaccttttttttttttttttttttacaaatcaaaatctattcaaatagccaccctttgccttgatgacagctttgcacactcttggcattctctcaaccataatatggactctgtcttttaccaaatagggctatcttatgtataccaaccctaccttgtcacaacacaactgattggctcaaacgcattaagaaggaaagaaattccacaaatttaacttttaagaaggcacgtgttaattgactacctcatgaagctggttgagagaattccaagagtgtgcaaagctttcatcaaggcaaagggaggctactttgaagaatctgaaatataaaatatattttggtttgtttaaccctttttttggttacacatgattccatatttgttatttcatagttttgatgtcttcactattattctacaatgtagaaaatagtacaaataaagaataacccttaaatgagtatgtgtgtccaaacttttgacaggtactgtacttGTAAACTAGAGTAATAGAGTTATTAGAGAAtgatgtcgtgatgtgtgttttgtcctatatttttaatcccagcccccatccccgcaggaggcctttggtaggccgtcattgtaaataagaatttgttcttaactgatttgcctagttaaattaaggtaaaaaataaatccaAATAAATGGTCTGTTTCCACGCCAGGCgtggaaaaataataattttggtaTCTCAGAATGTTGGCAAATCTCACATAGAAACTTAATTGGGAGAAAATATGTTtgacatgctttttacatttgtatcacagaCTATTTTTGAGAATGTCATGATGAAAGTGGCAATTTTAGGCACTTGGTAGACCTATACgtgcctcctgtaagaccctatgatctgtgaacTGTACATGCTACATCTTGGTATCATTTATACTGCTTTTTGTGTGCTCTAAAATATGGAGTGTctaaattatttatatatattatacatcttttttttttacattcatttattcaacaaTTAAAAATATTATTAATACCCCATTTTTTGATTTGGCTTATTTTTAGACATTGTTtgaaacaataaacaaacacgtCAAATTTCCTGAGTGGACTCTGGGCTATCCTGTCGTGGAATCGCCCAATGATGAATTCAAACATAAGGGTACGCTTTTTCTAGGGTGCTTGAAGAAATAACCGTTGCACGGAGGAGAGTTTTTGGTTCTCAACTTTTCTTTCGTCTTGTTCTGTTTTGTATCTCCAGCTTCAGCGAGTCAGAGTTCCCATTCTGTGATCGACTGCACAGAGTCAAGGACCTGATGGAAAGGAACAACAGTGTCAGCATTGAAGAGGTCATATCTGAGTTAGGTCAGTATTGACTTATGGGGTAAATACAATCTACATTCAATGGTGGCATTAtccctctaggattttgttaTTCTCTACTGGTCATGGAATATAATTTAGTAATTTTTCACTTATCACTAGCTAGTATGATAAACTAGCAATTTTAGTTCACTCTAAATATGTACTTCTTTCTGTGTTTGTACTCAGGCAATGGCATTGCAGCCCTGCATTCTGTCCCTACTGCCATCTTCTGTGTGCTGCACTGCCTGGAACCCCGGGAGGGTCTGCCTGAGCGCTATGGTGGCCTGGAGAGGACAATGGCGTACAGTCTGGCCTTGGGGGGAGACACAGACACCATTGCCTGCATGGCGGGGGCCATTGCAGGGGCACACTATGGAATCGATGCTATCCCCCAAATCTGGCAGCGGTGTTGTGAAGGGGCAGAGGATGCTGATATAAATGCTGAGCGCCTACACACTCTGTACCACCAGGCACCAGCTGAGGGAGACTCTGGGACCGACAGTCAGCCACACACAGCAGCACATGACCCCCCCAACCAATAAATGACTTTGACAGAGATAAACATACATTGATAGCTATTTCATACATCATCTTATTCTGTGGTCCTCCTTCTGTCATCTGTTGAACAAATTAGTCTGTCATGAAAACCCCCATTATGGATTTAACATGAGTTACTGTATGTCATCTTTTTGATGgagaaaagtatttaataaacAGTTTTTAATGTCAGAAGCTTTAtgatgtatttgtgtgtgtgttactgagaATGTACTGGGAGGTGCAAGACACTGAAATCCCTTGTAATTCAATACTCTGAGGTAGGTGGCGATATTTTCACTGGTGCCGACAGTCTGTCACAGACCCAGAAGAAGAAATATGCGGAAGTTGACTttggaagaaatgtgtgtttcagAAAGCACAAGAGTACTTCAATAAACTAACTTAACTTGAATAGTATAAACAATAACAATGGAAGGTAAGGCAATAACTCCAGTCTTGTGTTAGCGAATGAGGTGGATGGTGTTAACAAATTCAATGCTAGCTTCGAACGATGCCCTGGACCGGAGGTAGCAAGCTACTAGGTCTGGGTGATATGGAGAAAATATATCACGGTATTAAAAAATATTACGGTATGACgctattttatgtttttgaataataaatgtaaaataaaattgtatttgtcacatacacatggttagcagatgttaatgcgagtgaagcgaaatgcttgtgcttctggttcccgacagtgcagtaaaatctaacagttccccaacaactacctaatacacacatctaaagggtgaatgagaatatgtacatataaatatatggacgagcgatggccgagcggcataggcaaggtgcaatatatgctataaaatacagtatatacatatgagtaatgttagatatgtaaacattattaaagtggcattgtttaaagggaTTCATGATCcatttgttaaagtggccagtgattgggtctccatgtaggcagcagcatctctgagttagtgattgctgttaagcagtctgatggccttgaaatagactgaagaacagcttctctcggtcccagctttgatgcacctgtactgacctcgccttcctGTGAACAGGCAgcggctcaggtggttgttgtccttgattatctttttggccttcctgtgacatcagggtGCTGTTGGTGTCttggagggaaggtagtttgcccccggtgatgcattgtgcagaccacaccaccctctggagagccttgcggttgagggcagagcagttgccgtactaggctgtgatacagcccgacaggatgctttcgatTGTGGATCTATAAAAGTTAGTCAGgattttgggtgacaagccaaatttcatcagcctcctgaggttgaagaggcgctgttgcaccttcttcaccacactgtctgtgttggtggaccatttcagtttgtcattgATGTGTACGCTGAAGGAccttaaaactttccactttctccactgctgtTACTTCGATGTGTAtatgggggtgctccctctgctgtttcctgaagtccacagtcatctcctttgttttgtttacattgagtgagaagttgttttcctgacaccacacaccctcacctcctccctgtaggctgtctcgtcgttgttggtaatcaagcccactactgttgtatcgtctgcaaactctatgattgagttggaggcgtgcatggccatgcagttgtgagtgaacagggagtacaggagggggctgagcatgcacccttgtggggccccagtgttgagggtcagcgaggtggagatgttgtttcctactttcaccacctgggggcggcccgtcaggaagtctacaCCAGCCAGCTCGTCTGcttgcacatgctctgaggacacggctagggatgacgtctgggccagcagcctagcgagggttaacacttttaaatgttttactcatgtcggccacAGAGAAGTTCCTGTTTGTGGGCcgcgacggtggcactgtattatcctcaaagcgggcaaagaaggtatttagtttgtctggaagcgtgacgtcaGTGTctgtgacatggctggttttctttttgtagtccgggatttcctgtagaccctgccacatacgtctcgtgtctgagccgttgaattgcgactccactttgtccctgtaccggcatttcacttgtttgattTTCTTGAGGAgggaataactgcactgtttaaATTCAGCCgtattcccagacctctttccatgattaaatgcggtggttcgcgctttcagttttgtgcgaatgccgccatccatccacggtttctggttagggtcgGTTTTAATAGTctcagtgggtacaacatctccaatgcacttccttataaattcACTCACCGGGTCAGTGTATAGGTcgatgttattctctgaggctggcctggaacatatcccagtccgcgtgatcaaaacaatcttgaagcatggattctgattggtcagaccagcattgaatggttctagtcaagggtacatcctgtttgagtttctgcctataagacggtaggagcaagatggcatcgtagtcggatttgccgaagggagggcgggggagggctttgtatgcatcgcagaagttTGAGTAGCAGTGGTCAAGTGTTTTACCCCCACCCgtagtgcaatcaatatgctgatagaatttaggtagccttgttctcaaatttgctttgttcaaatccccagctacaataaatgcatcctcaggatatatggtttccactTTATATCGAGTCAGTGAAGTTTCTTTAGGGCTGTCTTAGTGTCTGCTTGAGGTGTTATGTATCCAGATGTGACGATAACTGACGAGAATTATCTTGGAAGGTAATATGGCCGGCATTTGATAgtgaggaattctaggttgggtgagcggaaggacttgagttcctgtatgttgttatgattacaccgtgagtcgttaatcatgacgGCGCGATGCATGGGGAAGCCCAgtggctgaaccgattccgacaatgtatcccgagagagccatgtttctgtgaaacagagaatgtagcaatctctgatgtctctctggaaggcaccCTTGCTCTAATTTCGTCTTtgaccttgttgtcaagagactggacattggcgagtagtatacttggaagcggtgggcgatgtgcacgtctatggagcctgaccaggccgctccgtctgccccttctgcgccGCCGTTGTCTTGGGTCGgctctgggattagatccattgtcctgggtggtggtccaaacagaggatccgcttcgggaaa contains:
- the adprs gene encoding ADP-ribose glycohydrolase ARH3, whose product is MAMTAVRSGGAGGPASLSRFRGALVAAVLGDCVGGEFEGAEEVPMDRVLQHLNGLEDESRGDGILQYSDDTAMTRCVVQSLLTRAGFDEQDMARRFAKEYSHSPGRGYGAGVIQVLRKLASPHLNDVFQPARAQFSGHGSFGNGGAMRAAPFALAFSNQVDIRRYSRLGAMLTHSCSLGYNGAVLQALAVHLSLQGGLELPHRPTFINKLISEMEAVEAEDAARSDSRVFSESEFPFCDRLHRVKDLMERNNSVSIEEVISELGNGIAALHSVPTAIFCVLHCLEPREGLPERYGGLERTMAYSLALGGDTDTIACMAGAIAGAHYGIDAIPQIWQRCCEGAEDADINAERLHTLYHQAPAEGDSGTDSQPHTAAHDPPNQ